The Thermocrinis ruber genomic sequence ACGATCATATCCACCACTATGTGAGCATCCCCAAGGGCTTTAAAAATGCTGTAGGCTATGCCCGGTCTGTCGGGCACCCTAACCACCGTAAAACGGGACTCCTTTGTGTCCAAGGTTATAGCCCTAACCTCCACCTTCTCCATGACTTCCTCCTCCGGTACTATCCATGTTCCTTCCTCTTCAGAAAAGGAGCTTCTAACATGTATTCTAACACCGTACCTCATGGCAAACTCAATACTCCTTGCCTGCATTACCTTTGCCCCAAGGGAAGCCATTTCCAACATCTCTTCGTAGGATATGTAGGGAATCTTTCTAGGTTTGGCAACAATCCTTGGGTCTGCGGTAAAGACACCGGGCACATCGGTGTATATCTCACAGTCGCAGTTTAGGGCGTACGCCAATGCTACCGCAGAAAGGTCAGAACCACCTCTACCGAGGGTGGTGATCTCCCAATCCTCCGAGACCCCCTGAAAACCCGCCACCACCACCGTGTATCCCTCATCAAGAAGATTCTTAATCCTCTGAATGCCGATCTTCTTTATTCTTGCCTTGGTGTGCACCTTATCGGTGATTATGGGAACTTGCCATCCGCAGAGGCTAACCGCAGGCACCCCTAGCTTGTTTAAGGTGAGGGCAAAGAGAGCTATAGCTTGCTGTTCCCCGGTGCTTATGAGCATATCCACCTCTCTCTCTGAGGGAAAACGGTCTATTTGCTTGGCTAAGTTTATAAGCCTGTCCGTTTCACCCGCCATAGCAGAAGAAACCACCACTACCCTATAGCCCTCCTGTAGTCTCTTTATCACCCGCCTTGCAGCGTTCTCTATTCTTTCCAAACTTCCCACCGATGTTCCGCCAAATTTCATCACCAAAGTTTTGCTCATAGGACTTTTATTTTAAATGAAGAAGGGTTATAATATTCTTCGTTAGGAGAGGTGGCCGAGAGGCCGAAGGCGGCTCCTTGCTAAGGAGTTGTAGGGTTTACAGCCCTACCGCGGGTTCGAATCCCGCCCTCTCCGTTTAATCCGTTTCAAGCTCTATCTCGCAACCTTCCTTTTCTATGACCAGCTGACAGGTTAGCCTCCTGTTCTCTTCGTATTCGCCGATCCTCCAGAGGGTTTCCTCCTCCGTCTCCGACGGCTCCGCAAGACACTCCAAGCCCTTCTTCACAGTGCATACGCACACACCACACTGTCCGTCGGTGCATCCAAACTCTACGCCTGCCTTTTCTATCTCGTGGTGCAGTTCTCCAAACCTAACACCCGCTGGAATCTCAAAAGTCTTATTGTTAATCTTTACCTTAGCCATAGGGAAATTTTATACCCATTTTAGCAAGGCATAGATGATTACCATCAAGAAAAATGCTATAATCATTAAACATGATGGAGGAGATTTTCAAAAGCACAGAAGAGGATATGAAAAAGGCGGTTCAGTACTTCAAGAATGAAATAGCGGGCTTAAGAACAGGAAGGGCGAGCACCGCTTTAGTGGAGGAGATTAAGGTAGATTATTACGGCTCAAAGGTTCCCATAAAACAGTTGGCTTCTATCAGTGTCCCGGAGGCAAACCAAATAGTCCTGCAGGTTTGGGACAAGGGAGCGGTGGACCTGGTGGAAAAGGCAATAATAGAAAACTTAAACATAACACCCCAAAAGCAAGGAAACGTCCTAAGGCTAACTCTACCACCTCTAACTGAGGAGAGAAGAAGAGAGTTGGTGCGCATGCTCCATAAGATGGCGGAAGAGGCGAGGGTGGCGGTCAGAAACATAAGGAGGGACGCAAAGGAGCTAATAGAGGATCAGGAGGGCGTCTCTGAGGACGAAATAAAGAGGGCTTTGGAAAGACTCCAAAAGCTAACGGACAAATACATAGAGGAAATAAACCAGTTAACGGAAGCCAAAGAAAAGGAGATCCTTGGCTAAGGCTCACACATGTAAAGTCTGTAGTTGCCGTCAAACTCCCTTGCCTTCAAAATTTCCCTGCATTCCCTTATGTCCTCTTTGCTTATGAGCATTGCCCTGTGGTTGGGAACATGGTCTATCTTCGGCACACATCTTTTCAAATAAAAGGGAATGGAGGATATCTCGGCTCCTCTGTAGAAATATACGGGTCCGTCAAAATCCTTTAGAAAGGGCAGTGCCTTCCTTTGAAACCGGTTTTCTTCATAAAAATACACACCCATACTTAAACCTAATAGGAAAACAGTGGCTATCACCAAAACCCTCTTTATGTAATCCATAGAAAGCTGGTAAGCGAAGGCTATGGAGAGGGCAGGATAAGAAAAGATTATGTAGTGGTGCAGTTTGTTTTTGGCAAGGCTGAAAAAAACAACCACAAACACAGCCCAAAGCAAGAAGGGAAGGATTTTTGGCTCCTTTTTAAAGAACTTTGGAATGGCCGGAAGGTAGAAAATGAAGGCAACGGCAAGAACGATAAGATAGTAATAAAAGGGGTAAGAATGGATGATAGTTTGCCCTGTGTATCTCATTATGTTTTCATAAATGAAAAACTTTTGAAAGTATGCCCAGCCAAAGTTGTAGAGCATGAGATAATACCAGCTTCCTCCCACCAACAAGAAAAGGAGGACGCCCTTTAATTGAAGAAATGCAAGATCCCTTCTGAGGATCAAGTAAGCACCCAGAGGTAAAAACACGCCCACCGGTCCTTTGGTTAAAAAGGCAAAGGCTAAAAAGAGCCATCCCAAGGTGGTTCTGTTAGTTAAGAAAAAGTAAAGACCTCCCAGCATAAAAAAGTTAAGAAGCATCTCGGGGACAAAAGCCCTTGACTCCACCCACACGTGGGGCAAGGTAGCAAGCACCAAAAAGGATTTAAGGGCAGTTTCCCTGTCAAAGAAAAGCTTTGCCATAAGATATGTGAAAATTCCCACACCAAAGGCAGAAAGCCCGGAGACCAACCTAAGGGAGAACTCGTTCAATCCAAAGAGCTTGGCAAAGACCAATCCAAAATAGTAAAGCATGGGTGGTTTTTCAAAACGCACCTGACAGTTGTAGTAGGGCACTAAAAAGTCTTTGGAGCTTAGCATGTTTAAAACCGCTGAGGCGTTCCTACCCTCATCCAAAGAGGTCAGCCCCAAAAACCAATTGCCAAAGATGAAAAAGAAGAGACCAAACAAAAACCACATAACCCCTTATGCAAGGCGTAGGGCAATCAAGAAGGAGAAGATGCCTATGAGGGCTCCCGCAAAAACATCAAGGGGAAAGTGTGCTCCCACATATACTCTACCGTAGGCTATCAGTAAAGCATAGACCAAAAAGACAAAACCCAACTTTGGATTGAGCCAGAGGAAAAAACTAGCCAAGGCAAAGGCCATTGCACTATCCCCCGAGGGGAAGGAGCTCAGATGCAAAGGCTCCAAAAGATAAACATCCTCTAAAAGGGTTGCGGGTCTTGGTTGTTTGGTGAGTTTCTTTAAAACCTCCACCAAAACGGTGGATATGCCCATGGTGTATAAAAACACCTTAAGGCTTGCCTTTTGAAAAATAAACAAACCGATAAAAATCGGGATTAAAACCCAACCTTTGCCCAAAAGGTAGAATTTGGAAAAGAACGCATCCAAAAGGGGATGCCTGTTGTGGTTTATGAGATAAAAAAGCTCTCTGTTAAGATAAAAGTTCTCAAAGACAACCCTAAACACCTTCCCTCTCCAGGGCAACCTTTCCAGTCCTTGCCATCTCCTTTATGCCAAAGGGTCTGACCAATTCCACAAAGGCGTTTATCTTGTCTTCATCTCCCGTGATCTCCACCGTGTAGGTATCTGGAGAGACGTCCACGATCTTGCCCCTAAAGATCTCTGTAAGTCTGAGAACCTCATCCCTTGCCCTTGGAGTGGCGGTATATACCTTTATCAGGGCAAGCTCCCTCTCCACATGGGGGCTATCTGTTAGGTCTCTAACCTTTATGGTATCTATGAGCTTTCTTAACTGTTTTACCACCTGCTCTATTACCACATCGTCCCCTATTACCTCTATGGTCATCAAAGAAAAGCCTTTCTCGTGAGTCTCTCCCACCGACAATCCCTCTATGTTGTATCCCTTGCCCGCTATGAGGGTTGCGATCCGGGCGAGAACTCCAAGCTCGTTGCGCACGAGCACAGATATTATGTGCCTCCTTGTCTCTCCCTTCCTTACTTCCCTCAGCAGCGGTGCCTTTATGGCAGACAGCTCGTTCTTTCCACCCACCGTATCACTCATTTTTCCACCTCTGTAGTAAATTTTAAACGCTTTTTAAGTATCTCCATAGCCCTGTAGTTGGTTAAGTCCAGTTGCAAGGGTGTTATGGACACGTAGCCATGATAAACAGCCCAATAGTCAGTACCCTCCTCCAAGTGCCATCCAAACTCAGTGGCGGTGATCCAGTAAAGGGGCTTTTTGCCCGGATCAAGGAGTTTTAAAACCTTTTCTTTGTATGCCCTCCTGCCCTGTTTGGTGATCAAAAAGCCCTTTATTTGGTCTTGGGGCAAATCGGGAATATTCACGTTCAAGTATGTGTCTTCGGGCATACCCTTTTCTAAAACCTCTATAACTACCTTTTTTGCCACCTTTGCAATCTCTGAAAAATTCTTACTCTCTCCTCCAAAGGCGGAGAAGGCTATGGAGGGTATTCCGAGAATTCGGCCTTCCATGGCACCGGAGACAGTGCCCGAGTAAGTTATGTCCTCGCCCAAGTTGGGACCCTCGTTTATACCCGAGCATACCATGTCTGGCTTTTTACCATCAAGCAAAACGTAGTAGCCCAAATGTACGCAATCTGCGGGAGTTCCACCTATAACCGTCCAAAAGTCCTCATCTACCCTCCTGATCCTCAAGGGCATGCTGAAGGTCAAAGAGTGTCCCACACCGCTGAGATTTCTATCAGGGGCAATCGTTATAACCCTTCCAAGACTCTTTAGCTCTTCCCTCAGGGCCCTTATACCCTCAGAAAAGTATCCATCGTCGTTAGTTAGCAGAAATACTGGCATGTCTACCCTTGAGGCTGATCCTTAGCATGGAGATAACAAAGATAACGCCACCGATGACTGCAAACACAGTACCCACCATCATCAAACCCAGGGACAAAAGCACAAAGGGGTCGTCGGTAAAGCCTGTGCCGTAGGTCTTCCTTGGGGCACCCTTAAAGCCCGCAAAGTAAAGTCCCAGAACAAAGAGCACCATACCAAAGCCATACATGAAAAGCTGAAACCTTGCCACCTTTGGAAAATCCTTTACCCAACCATACTCCTTTACCAAGTGGTAGGAGATACCCATTAGGGCTAAGGTCAGGCTAGTTACCGCGCCATGGTAGTGGGCGGGAACCCTAAGGTCTGACTTCAACCCTGCGTAGGCGATAAGGATTCCAAGAAAGTAAAGGAGCATAGAAAGCCAAAGAGTAATGGAATAAACAGAGTAGTTAAAGACAAGTCTTCTCAGGATGTTAAAGGCGTGTAAAAAGATAGGAATGCCAAGTCCTATGGCGTAGGATATCTCAGTGAAAACCTTTGCAGACCTTGAGACGGGGTCTTCAAAGATCACAGGCACAAGTACCAAAAGTACTGAAAAGAAAAGAAAGGAAAGGTTCGCATATCTCAAGAGTTTTAGCTCGTGCTCAACTCCCAAGAGTTTTGCTAAGAAGTACCACGAAAATAGTAAAACTGCACCGTTCAGAAACTGATGGATGTGTCCAGGTGCCCAATAGAGCCTTTCGTAGAAGAGGTAAAGCTCCGAATGACTACCCGTTTTAGGTATGGAAGTCAGGGTTGCCAAAAGCATCATAAGGGCTAAGACTACGCTTGCGCTCAAGCTGTTTATCGTCGGGTCCTTGGAGAATAAGTTCTTTATGGCTAAATCAAGCCTAACAATGCTCGCAAGCCAGAAGCCCGAAAAGAAGAGTATAGCACCTGCAAAAAAGAGGGGATGGTCTATGGTAGGAAGGTAATTGTTGGAGACCGCGGTACCCTTGCCGGAGAGGGAAATAAGGGCTATGCCCAAGAAACCTAAAAGGACAAGATAGAAGCTAATGGGATCCCTCTTTGGTATGATCCTGTTCCAAAGAAGCATAGTAAAGGTGAGCAAAAAGACCACAATAGCCAAGTCTACATGTCCCACCAAGGCATGGTAAAAGTATCCGGGAGGGAAGAGTTTATAAAGAATTGGCGTGCGTGCCAGCGCCACCAAAAAAGCCAGAAGACCACCGAGACCCAAAGAGACAATAGAAAGTAAAAAGAGCGGTCTTTCCATCACTATCTCCTCATATCAAAGACCATAATGGTAAATAGAAGGGCCAAGTATAAGATTGAGTAGAAAAACAAAAAGCCACCCTTTGGCTCCTTTGAAGAAACAAACTTCAAGGTTAGGGCTAAATAGATCAAGCTCAGCAGTGATGCGGACAAAAAGTATATTTCACCAGCCATACCGTAAAAGTAGGGCAGAAGGCTTACGGGCAAAAGCCCAGCGGTGTACAGAAGGGTTCTAACCTTTGTATGCTCTATACCTCTTACAACAGGCATGGTGGGAATGCCAGCCACTTTGTAATCTTGGGCGTACTTTATAGCCAAAACCCAAAAGTGAGGAGGTTGCCATATGAACATGATCAGAAAGAGGATGAGAGGTTCAAGGCTCAGGCTTCCAGTAACCGCAGTATAGCCTATAACCGGGGGCATTGCACCGGCAACACCCCCTATTTCCGTAGCCAAGGGGCTCTTTCTTTTAAGGCTAAGGGTATATACGGAAATATAAAAAAAAGACGCCAAGGCGGTAAAGAAGGTGGCTATAGGGTTTGTAAAGAAGAACATGATCAGGAAGGAGAGGGAAAGTAGAGATACTCCAAACCAAAAGGCGTGGGATGGTGCCACACTGCCAAGGGGAAGAGGTCTTGATTTAGTGCGTTCCATCAGGGCGTCAATGTCCCTATCAAAGTATTGGTTCAGAACTGCAGAGCCCGCAGAAGCCAAACCGGTGCCAAGCAAAGTCCAAAAAACAAGCTCCACCGGAGGCATACCCCTCTGGGCAAAATACATACCCGTTAGGGTAGTTATTAGCACCAAAAGAACAATACCCGGCTTCGTAAGGAGTATGTAATCCTTCAGAGAAGCCATTTTAACTAAAGTCTTTACTACCATGCGGTCCTCAGGTTAGGTTGTGGTTCTCCTAACTTTAGGTGATAAGTTAGCCAAGCAAAGAGGAAAAAGCCGGAGGCGGTGTCAAGAAAAACCAAAGGAAGGAAGAAACCGCTCAAAACCATGGAGATGGCAAAGACAAACTGAAGGTTTATCAAAGCAAAGGTGTAGAGGGCAAGCCGACTCCTTGAAACTACCAAGTAAAGCAGGAAAGCTAACCAGGTTAAGTAAGCAAGGTTCCTATGGATAAATTGCAGGGCAATTTGCCAGTTGGAAAGGTCTGGGATCAGGGCACCTGCACATGTGGGCCACTCGTGACCGCAAGCCTCGCCAGAGCCCGTGTATCTGACCAACACACCCGTGATCATTGTTGCAAGGGCAAAGGTATAAGCCCAAAGGGGAATACCATCACCAGTAGGCTTGTCTTTTTGAATGAACCTGTAAGTTAGCACAAGGGAGCCTAGGATGAGCATAGACTCGTATATGTGAAAGGATTCCAAGAGCATATGGCTAACGTATTTAAGGTTGGGAGCTTCCGATTTTATCATCTTCATGCCTGTAAGGGCAGCGCTTACAGTAAAAAGCAAAGCCAAAGCGGAGGTAAGCCTGGGCAATCCTTTGAAGTGCTTCCAAACATAGATAAAGGTCAAGAGCACAAAGAGCCCCGCAATGCTACTGACCGTTCTGTGTCCCATTTCCAACTTGGCTGAGGTCTCTTTTGGTAGGCTAAAATCTCCGTAGCAAAGGGGCCAACTGGGACACGCCAAACCCGAGTCCGTGCTCCTTACCACCCCTCCCCAAATCATTACTATATAGGTGAAAAGTATGGCAAAGCCTAAGATTATTCGCATAGCTTTAAAATTATACCTCAAAGTATTCTGCGCCACAGTCCTCTGTTTCCCAAACCACCACCTTTTGGACGGTCGGGTATCTTTCTTTAACCCTTTCGTAGAGCCATTTTGCCACATTCTCCGCACTGGGAGAAAAGTCAAACACCTCGTTCAACAGTTTGTAATCTGGAAGGATTTCATCAAGAAACTTAGAGATCTCCACAAAGTCCTCACCCATACCGCCCTCGTCCAAGGTGTGCACCTTTAAAAAGACCTCCACCGCCCAGGTGTGACCGTGCAGAGGTTCTGGCTTTCCGTGGTAGTTGGTCAAAAAGTGTGCTGCGTTAAACTTCTTTTTAACTCTCAACAGCCAAGGCATGCCTTTTATTTTATATCCTAAACAAAGCTGAGTAAAATCATAATGAAAATCCGCTCTTAAAATACATTTAACTTAAATTTTTTAGGAAAGGAGGTGCAATATGGCACAAGTTTCTACAGAGAAGGTTATATACAACAGGGCAGGCCAAAGGGTGGTTTCACCCGACTATTTACTTTTTGAAGCCCCGAGGACCAAGCATTTTATGACCGGTTCCGAAGCGGTCAAAG encodes the following:
- a CDS encoding aspartate kinase, which encodes MSKTLVMKFGGTSVGSLERIENAARRVIKRLQEGYRVVVVSSAMAGETDRLINLAKQIDRFPSEREVDMLISTGEQQAIALFALTLNKLGVPAVSLCGWQVPIITDKVHTKARIKKIGIQRIKNLLDEGYTVVVAGFQGVSEDWEITTLGRGGSDLSAVALAYALNCDCEIYTDVPGVFTADPRIVAKPRKIPYISYEEMLEMASLGAKVMQARSIEFAMRYGVRIHVRSSFSEEEGTWIVPEEEVMEKVEVRAITLDTKESRFTVVRVPDRPGIAYSIFKALGDAHIVVDMIVQNVSHQGYTDLSFTVNKADADKAEEIVRRVAKEIGAEGVERDDHVAKVSVVGIGMKSSYGTAAKMFEVLYRNNINIMAISTSEIKISCLIEEKYGELAVRELHSAFIEEGEKVQVINS
- a CDS encoding 6-pyruvoyl trahydropterin synthase family protein, with protein sequence MPWLLRVKKKFNAAHFLTNYHGKPEPLHGHTWAVEVFLKVHTLDEGGMGEDFVEISKFLDEILPDYKLLNEVFDFSPSAENVAKWLYERVKERYPTVQKVVVWETEDCGAEYFEV
- the cyoE gene encoding heme o synthase, with protein sequence MASLKDYILLTKPGIVLLVLITTLTGMYFAQRGMPPVELVFWTLLGTGLASAGSAVLNQYFDRDIDALMERTKSRPLPLGSVAPSHAFWFGVSLLSLSFLIMFFFTNPIATFFTALASFFYISVYTLSLKRKSPLATEIGGVAGAMPPVIGYTAVTGSLSLEPLILFLIMFIWQPPHFWVLAIKYAQDYKVAGIPTMPVVRGIEHTKVRTLLYTAGLLPVSLLPYFYGMAGEIYFLSASLLSLIYLALTLKFVSSKEPKGGFLFFYSILYLALLFTIMVFDMRR
- the ilvN gene encoding acetolactate synthase small subunit, which produces MSDTVGGKNELSAIKAPLLREVRKGETRRHIISVLVRNELGVLARIATLIAGKGYNIEGLSVGETHEKGFSLMTIEVIGDDVVIEQVVKQLRKLIDTIKVRDLTDSPHVERELALIKVYTATPRARDEVLRLTEIFRGKIVDVSPDTYTVEITGDEDKINAFVELVRPFGIKEMARTGKVALEREGV
- a CDS encoding cbb3-type cytochrome c oxidase subunit I yields the protein MERPLFLLSIVSLGLGGLLAFLVALARTPILYKLFPPGYFYHALVGHVDLAIVVFLLTFTMLLWNRIIPKRDPISFYLVLLGFLGIALISLSGKGTAVSNNYLPTIDHPLFFAGAILFFSGFWLASIVRLDLAIKNLFSKDPTINSLSASVVLALMMLLATLTSIPKTGSHSELYLFYERLYWAPGHIHQFLNGAVLLFSWYFLAKLLGVEHELKLLRYANLSFLFFSVLLVLVPVIFEDPVSRSAKVFTEISYAIGLGIPIFLHAFNILRRLVFNYSVYSITLWLSMLLYFLGILIAYAGLKSDLRVPAHYHGAVTSLTLALMGISYHLVKEYGWVKDFPKVARFQLFMYGFGMVLFVLGLYFAGFKGAPRKTYGTGFTDDPFVLLSLGLMMVGTVFAVIGGVIFVISMLRISLKGRHASISAN
- a CDS encoding ArnT family glycosyltransferase — encoded protein: MWFLFGLFFFIFGNWFLGLTSLDEGRNASAVLNMLSSKDFLVPYYNCQVRFEKPPMLYYFGLVFAKLFGLNEFSLRLVSGLSAFGVGIFTYLMAKLFFDRETALKSFLVLATLPHVWVESRAFVPEMLLNFFMLGGLYFFLTNRTTLGWLFLAFAFLTKGPVGVFLPLGAYLILRRDLAFLQLKGVLLFLLVGGSWYYLMLYNFGWAYFQKFFIYENIMRYTGQTIIHSYPFYYYLIVLAVAFIFYLPAIPKFFKKEPKILPFLLWAVFVVVFFSLAKNKLHHYIIFSYPALSIAFAYQLSMDYIKRVLVIATVFLLGLSMGVYFYEENRFQRKALPFLKDFDGPVYFYRGAEISSIPFYLKRCVPKIDHVPNHRAMLISKEDIRECREILKAREFDGNYRLYMCEP
- the frr gene encoding ribosome recycling factor, producing the protein MMEEIFKSTEEDMKKAVQYFKNEIAGLRTGRASTALVEEIKVDYYGSKVPIKQLASISVPEANQIVLQVWDKGAVDLVEKAIIENLNITPQKQGNVLRLTLPPLTEERRRELVRMLHKMAEEARVAVRNIRRDAKELIEDQEGVSEDEIKRALERLQKLTDKYIEEINQLTEAKEKEILG
- the lpxE gene encoding lipid A 1-phosphatase LpxE: MFRVVFENFYLNRELFYLINHNRHPLLDAFFSKFYLLGKGWVLIPIFIGLFIFQKASLKVFLYTMGISTVLVEVLKKLTKQPRPATLLEDVYLLEPLHLSSFPSGDSAMAFALASFFLWLNPKLGFVFLVYALLIAYGRVYVGAHFPLDVFAGALIGIFSFLIALRLA
- the surE gene encoding 5'/3'-nucleotidase SurE; its protein translation is MPVFLLTNDDGYFSEGIRALREELKSLGRVITIAPDRNLSGVGHSLTFSMPLRIRRVDEDFWTVIGGTPADCVHLGYYVLLDGKKPDMVCSGINEGPNLGEDITYSGTVSGAMEGRILGIPSIAFSAFGGESKNFSEIAKVAKKVVIEVLEKGMPEDTYLNVNIPDLPQDQIKGFLITKQGRRAYKEKVLKLLDPGKKPLYWITATEFGWHLEEGTDYWAVYHGYVSITPLQLDLTNYRAMEILKKRLKFTTEVEK
- a CDS encoding COX15/CtaA family protein; translated protein: MRIILGFAILFTYIVMIWGGVVRSTDSGLACPSWPLCYGDFSLPKETSAKLEMGHRTVSSIAGLFVLLTFIYVWKHFKGLPRLTSALALLFTVSAALTGMKMIKSEAPNLKYVSHMLLESFHIYESMLILGSLVLTYRFIQKDKPTGDGIPLWAYTFALATMITGVLVRYTGSGEACGHEWPTCAGALIPDLSNWQIALQFIHRNLAYLTWLAFLLYLVVSRSRLALYTFALINLQFVFAISMVLSGFFLPLVFLDTASGFFLFAWLTYHLKLGEPQPNLRTAW
- a CDS encoding 2Fe-2S iron-sulfur cluster-binding protein, yielding MAKVKINNKTFEIPAGVRFGELHHEIEKAGVEFGCTDGQCGVCVCTVKKGLECLAEPSETEEETLWRIGEYEENRRLTCQLVIEKEGCEIELETD